A stretch of Synechococcus sp. WH 8020 DNA encodes these proteins:
- the rsmI gene encoding 16S rRNA (cytidine(1402)-2'-O)-methyltransferase, with the protein MKQRAEPAAGVLYVVGTPIGHLGDLSPRARDLLIAVDTIACEDTRHSGQLLSRIGSAARRCSFHQHNTRTRIPQLLLELEGGRSVALISDAGLPGISDPGQELVAAARELGCEVISIPGPCAATTALVSSGLPTDRFCFEGFLPAKGRERRDRLVLIASEQRTSVIYEAPHRLCQLLNELFELCGEERPLQVARELTKRHEQQVGPTVGAARHYFQENSPQGECTVVLGGAIPIEIESLSDTQCLEQLLALTAEGMSAKDAAKLLSSRIGRSKRELYALLHTMTEQAD; encoded by the coding sequence GTGAAGCAACGCGCTGAACCTGCCGCTGGAGTGCTGTATGTCGTAGGCACTCCGATTGGCCATCTCGGTGACCTGTCTCCGCGAGCACGTGATCTGTTGATTGCTGTGGACACGATTGCTTGTGAAGACACGCGTCACAGCGGACAGCTGCTGAGCCGTATCGGGTCAGCAGCTCGACGGTGCTCCTTCCATCAGCACAACACCCGCACGCGGATTCCTCAGCTGTTGCTGGAATTGGAAGGGGGCCGCAGCGTTGCGCTGATCAGTGATGCAGGTTTGCCTGGGATTAGTGACCCTGGACAGGAGTTGGTCGCTGCTGCGCGTGAGTTGGGCTGTGAGGTGATTTCTATCCCTGGTCCCTGTGCGGCGACAACGGCACTGGTGAGCAGCGGGCTTCCCACCGACCGTTTCTGTTTTGAGGGTTTTCTGCCTGCAAAAGGCAGGGAACGCCGGGATCGACTGGTCTTGATTGCCAGTGAGCAGCGCACCAGCGTGATTTATGAAGCTCCCCATCGCTTGTGCCAACTCCTCAACGAGCTGTTCGAGCTTTGTGGTGAGGAGCGCCCGTTACAAGTGGCTCGAGAACTCACGAAGCGGCATGAGCAACAGGTGGGCCCAACCGTAGGGGCAGCGCGACATTATTTTCAAGAAAACAGCCCCCAGGGAGAATGCACTGTGGTGTTGGGTGGAGCCATACCCATTGAGATCGAATCCTTAAGCGATACGCAGTGTTTGGAGCAGTTACTTGCACTCACGGCCGAGGGGATGAGTGCCAAGGATGCAGCCAAGCTGCTATCCAGCCGGATTGGACGCTCAAAACGCGAGCTCTACGCGTTGCTCCATACGATGACCGAACAGGCAGACTGA
- a CDS encoding 3'(2'),5'-bisphosphate nucleotidase CysQ family protein, translating to MMPSSPTLLAGINLEDVLKVLRPLSWGAADILRAYARGEQPPHGFPKALSVDNGGEGPVSAADLAVNQWLLDGLKQSFPAADWTLLSEETAKEQLTEGQPLAADWLWILDPLDGTKDFLQGTGEYAVHLALVHQQRPVLGVVLVPERDELWIGVVGEGTWCENRSGERTPVCFSERRVSHELILVASRSHRDQRLEQLITALELGDSHAVGSVGCKVATILRGETDLYISLSGKSAPKDWDMAAPEAVLLAAGGAFTHANGGELTYNTGDVRQAGCLIASHGKTHAALCEQATRAMELIDPGFQV from the coding sequence ATGATGCCGAGCTCGCCGACCCTTCTTGCCGGTATCAACCTGGAAGATGTTTTGAAGGTTCTTCGCCCTCTCAGCTGGGGGGCTGCAGACATCCTGCGTGCCTATGCCCGTGGAGAACAGCCACCCCATGGGTTTCCGAAAGCCCTCAGCGTTGACAACGGCGGAGAAGGACCCGTGTCTGCTGCTGATCTTGCCGTCAATCAATGGCTCCTCGATGGCTTGAAACAATCCTTCCCTGCCGCCGATTGGACCCTCCTCAGTGAAGAAACAGCCAAGGAGCAACTCACGGAGGGGCAACCCTTGGCTGCTGATTGGCTATGGATTTTGGACCCACTGGATGGAACCAAAGATTTCCTTCAAGGCACAGGGGAATATGCAGTGCATCTGGCCTTAGTGCATCAGCAACGCCCCGTGCTTGGGGTCGTGCTCGTTCCAGAACGAGACGAGCTTTGGATTGGTGTGGTGGGTGAGGGCACCTGGTGCGAAAACCGCTCTGGAGAACGAACACCCGTTTGTTTCAGTGAGCGGAGGGTCAGCCATGAGCTGATCTTGGTAGCAAGCCGCAGTCACAGGGATCAGCGACTGGAACAGTTGATTACAGCCTTAGAACTCGGTGATTCTCATGCGGTCGGCAGTGTCGGCTGCAAAGTGGCCACGATCCTTCGCGGGGAAACCGATCTGTACATCTCCCTGTCTGGAAAAAGTGCTCCAAAGGATTGGGACATGGCCGCTCCAGAAGCCGTACTGCTTGCCGCTGGTGGTGCCTTCACCCATGCCAACGGTGGCGAACTCACCTACAACACCGGCGATGTTCGCCAGGCAGGCTGTTTGATCGCTAGCCATGGAAAAACCCATGCCGCTTTATGTGAACAAGCGACACGGGCCATGGAACTGATTGATCCAGGTTTTCAGGTCTGA